The Sulfurimonas sp. genome includes the window ATTCTAACTCATATTTGCTAAAAACTTCCTTCCATGAAAAATTTTTAGCTATATTAGAAAAATAGTTATTCAACAAAAGTTCTCTACTAATATTTATATCTAGTTTTGAAAATCCTTTGGGAGAAGTGAGAATATTTAATCCTACCCCACAAATAAGCACATTATCTATCATGTTTGTAATCATTCCACCTATTTTTTTATCATCCAAATAAAAATCATTTGGCCATTTCAACCAAACTTCTGAACCTAACTCATTAAGTGTATTTTTTAATATATAAGCAAAATATATAGATGAAGATTCAATTTTTAAGTCTTTTGGTAAATTTTTTAACTCTATTGCAAAAGATAAAAATAAGTTTCCCTCTAACGAATGCCAAAAATTATCTCTACTTCCTACACCTTTTGTTTGTATATTTGACACAACCGCATAAGGAAGATTTACTCTTTTATCTTTAAGAAGGTTTTTTAAATATTTTTGAGTAGAGTCAACTGTATCAAGATAAAGTATCTGCAAGATTTAATCTTTTTCCATTTATATATGATGAGATATCCATCTCTTTCTTAGACGATGGTTGAACTTTAAAAATACGGATACTTCCTTTTTCACAACCAACTATTATTGACTCTTTTTCAACTAAAAGAATTTTACCTGCTTCATTTTCAGAGTGAACTTCAAGTAATTCTATTTTCTTTAATTTTAAACCACTTTCTAAATATATTGCTGGCCATGGAGTGAATGCTCTGTATTTATTATATACTTCACTAGCATTATTAAAAATAATTTCTCCATCTTTTTTTGTTATTTTTTTACAATGTGTAGCTTTTAAATCATTTTGTTTTTTTGGAGTATATGTTCTAAAATTATTTAAAACTTCTATTGTCAACTCACAGGCACAATTAGTCAATTTATCAAACAAACCATCTACCATTTCATCAGCATCTATATCAATTTTTTTTATTTTTAAAATATTACCTGTGTCTAAACCAATATCCATAAGCATTGCGGTCACACCCGTTTGCTTATCATTATTAAGAATACTTTGTTGAATTGGACTAGCTCCTCTATACGCTGGCAAGATAGAAGCATGTAGGTTTATACAAGGAGCGTGATTTAATATCTCTATAGGAAGTATTTGACCATAAGCTGCAACAACAATATAATCACATTTTATATTTAAAAGTTCTTTTACTACTTCATCGTCTCTAAGTCTATTTGGCTGATAAACTTTTATATCATGCTCTTGTGCTAATGTTTTAACAACGGGAGGAGTCATTGTTTTTTTTCGTCCAACAGGTTTATCTGGTTGAGTATAAACAGCTACTACATTCATGTCATTTGTTTTAAGAATTGTTTGCAAAATTTCTTTTGCATAATCTGGAGTACCCATAAAAATAACATTTACCCCAAGGGCACTTCTTGCAGGGCGCATTATTTAGCACCTTTATTTGTAAAAAGTGTTCCACCTATATGATTTTCATCAAGAAGATAACTTTGAATATCTTTTAAATCAAATCCTGTTGCTAAGAAAGTATCTATATTATTATTTAAAAGATATGAAGCAGCTTTTAGTTTTGTAACTATTCCACCTGTTGCAAAAGTACCGTGTGGAGTTGCATTTTTATCTAAATCTTTTTTATCAATGCTATTTACAATTTTAAGTATCTTAGCATCTGTGTTTTTTCTTGGATCTTTATCATAGTAAGCATCTATATCAGAGAGTATAATCAACATATCAGCATCTATATGTTTTGTAATATATGCTGATAGCTGATCGTTATCTCCAACTTCTAACTCATCAGTAGTTGTTGCATCGTTTTCATTTATAATAGGTAAAACACCATTTGAGATAAGAGTATCAACAGTATTTTTTATTTTGTTTATTTCTTGAACTTTACTAAGATTTGCTGCGGTTACTAAAACCTGAGAAATTATAATATTATGTTTAGAAAATTTTTCCGCGTAAGTATGCATTAACACCGGTTGACCAATAGATGCTAAAGCTTGTTTATTTGTTATTACACTTCTATCTAGTTGAATCTTAGTATATCCAGCAGCAACTGCACCAGATGATACTAAAACAACTTCATTATTTTTTTTTAACTCTGCTAAAAAATTAACTAGATTTCCCATTCTATCAAAGGCTAGAGAATCATTATGTGCTAAAACTGCACTTCCAACTTTAACAACTATTCGCATTATCTTATTCTCTATTTGTTTGAACTAAATTAAAAAGTCCATATTTTAGAGCCTCTATATTTTTAGAAGTTGCAGAAGAGATTGCTGCCACTAGATATGGAAGTTTATTATCATATCCTAAAGTTCTATCTGCGGAATCCTGTATGAAATAAGGTACTTCTGAATCAAAGTTAAATTCACTAGAATTACTAGCTTCTAAACCAAGAAGTTCCAAGAAACCATTAACTAAAGCATTTATCTCATCAGGAGGAACAATATCTACTCTAGTTAGAGCAATAGCAAAATTACTATCGCCTAATTTTTCACTAAATGAAGATATCTCATCTTGAAGTACTTCTATCTGTTCTTTTAAATCTCTATATGATGCTAAATCGACCATATATAAAAGGGTTTTAGTTCTTTCAATATGTCTTAAAAATTGAATCCCAAGACCTTTACCTTCGTGAGCACCACCAATAATTCCAGGAATATCAGCCATAACAAATGACTCAAAATCTCCAATATTCACTTGACCAAGTTTTGGTGTAAGTGTTGTAAACTCGTAATTTGCAATTTCTGGACGAGCATTTGATACAGTTGAAATAAGAGTAGATTTACCAACATTAGGAAAACCAACCAGTCCAACATCAGCAATTAGCTTAAGGTCAAGCTTTATAGCTCTTGTTTCACCTTTTTCACCAGGTTGAGCGTAAGTTGGTCTTTGATTAGTTGGTGATTTAAAGTGAGTATTTCCAAGCCCACCTTTTCCACCTAGTAAGAACTTCTCTTCTTGAGCATCTTTGAGCATGTCAAAAAGAACTTCACCGCTATCAGAATCTATGATTTGTGTTCCAGGAGGAACAATGATTACTTTTTTCGCACCAGACTTTCCTGACATACGAGAAGCTTCACCTTGTGCACCACCATCTGCTTTTAAGTGCATTCTTCTTTGAAAGTGAGAGAGAGTATGTGTGTTATTGTCACACTTAAACCAGATGTCGCCACCTTTTCCACCATCTCCACCGTTAGGACCACCATTTAGTACAAACTTTTCTCGACGAAATGCAACACACCCTTGTCCACCTTTTCCAGATGAAACTGTTAATTCAACGCTATCTGTAAACATTGTCATTCCTTACATTTTAAAAATTTTTACTAAATTGTGAAAGAGTTTAAAAACTCTGTGAAGTAGAAATATTTGGGCGAAGCCCAAATACTGTAGAATTACGCAGCAGCTATTACTGAAACTTGTTTACGCTTTTTATCTTTTCTTTCAAAAGTTACAACGCCTTCAATAAGTGCAAATATTGTATGATCTTTACCCATTCCAACATTTTTACCTGGATGAACTTTAGTTCCTCTTTGACGAATGATAATGTTACCTGGGATAACTACTTCACCACCAAATTTTTTAACACCAAGTCTTCTACCAGCTGAGTCACGATTATTCTGTGTACTACCTTGACCTTTCTTATGTGCCATACTATGCTCCTTCTTTTAGCTTATGCAGCTATTTTCGTGATACGAACACGAGTGAA containing:
- a CDS encoding biotin--[acetyl-CoA-carboxylase] ligase, which produces MQILYLDTVDSTQKYLKNLLKDKRVNLPYAVVSNIQTKGVGSRDNFWHSLEGNLFLSFAIELKNLPKDLKIESSSIYFAYILKNTLNELGSEVWLKWPNDFYLDDKKIGGMITNMIDNVLICGVGLNILTSPKGFSKLDINISRELLLNNYFSNIAKNFSWKEVFSKYELEFENNKNFFTHSKSLRISLENAKLLSDGSVISNGERIYSTR
- the fmt gene encoding methionyl-tRNA formyltransferase gives rise to the protein MRPARSALGVNVIFMGTPDYAKEILQTILKTNDMNVVAVYTQPDKPVGRKKTMTPPVVKTLAQEHDIKVYQPNRLRDDEVVKELLNIKCDYIVVAAYGQILPIEILNHAPCINLHASILPAYRGASPIQQSILNNDKQTGVTAMLMDIGLDTGNILKIKKIDIDADEMVDGLFDKLTNCACELTIEVLNNFRTYTPKKQNDLKATHCKKITKKDGEIIFNNASEVYNKYRAFTPWPAIYLESGLKLKKIELLEVHSENEAGKILLVEKESIIVGCEKGSIRIFKVQPSSKKEMDISSYINGKRLNLADTLS
- the proB gene encoding glutamate 5-kinase produces the protein MMRIVVKVGSAVLAHNDSLAFDRMGNLVNFLAELKKNNEVVLVSSGAVAAGYTKIQLDRSVITNKQALASIGQPVLMHTYAEKFSKHNIIISQVLVTAANLSKVQEINKIKNTVDTLISNGVLPIINENDATTTDELEVGDNDQLSAYITKHIDADMLIILSDIDAYYDKDPRKNTDAKILKIVNSIDKKDLDKNATPHGTFATGGIVTKLKAASYLLNNNIDTFLATGFDLKDIQSYLLDENHIGGTLFTNKGAK
- the obgE gene encoding GTPase ObgE; translated protein: MFTDSVELTVSSGKGGQGCVAFRREKFVLNGGPNGGDGGKGGDIWFKCDNNTHTLSHFQRRMHLKADGGAQGEASRMSGKSGAKKVIIVPPGTQIIDSDSGEVLFDMLKDAQEEKFLLGGKGGLGNTHFKSPTNQRPTYAQPGEKGETRAIKLDLKLIADVGLVGFPNVGKSTLISTVSNARPEIANYEFTTLTPKLGQVNIGDFESFVMADIPGIIGGAHEGKGLGIQFLRHIERTKTLLYMVDLASYRDLKEQIEVLQDEISSFSEKLGDSNFAIALTRVDIVPPDEINALVNGFLELLGLEASNSSEFNFDSEVPYFIQDSADRTLGYDNKLPYLVAAISSATSKNIEALKYGLFNLVQTNRE
- the rpmA gene encoding 50S ribosomal protein L27; this translates as MAHKKGQGSTQNNRDSAGRRLGVKKFGGEVVIPGNIIIRQRGTKVHPGKNVGMGKDHTIFALIEGVVTFERKDKKRKQVSVIAAA